From Zalophus californianus isolate mZalCal1 chromosome 16, mZalCal1.pri.v2, whole genome shotgun sequence, one genomic window encodes:
- the CYGB gene encoding cytoglobin — MEKVPGEMEIERRERSEELSEAERKAVQATWARLYANCEDVGVAILVRFFVNFPSAKQYFSQFKHMTEPLEMEKSPQLRKHACRVMGALNTVVENLHDPEKVSSVLALVGKAHALKHKVEPVYFKILSGVILEVIAEEFANDFPPETQRAWAKLRGLIYSHVTAAYKEVGWVQQVPNATTPPATLPSSGP, encoded by the exons ATGGAGAAAGTGCCGGGCGAGATGGAGATTGAGCGCAGGGAGCGGAGCGAGGAGCTGTCCGAGGCGGAGAGGAAGGCGGTGCAGGCTACGTGGGCCCGGCTCTATGCCAACTGCGAGGACGTGGGGGTGGCCATCCTGGTGAG GTTCTTTGTGAACTTCCCGTCGGCCAAGCAGTACTTCAGCCAGTTCAAGCACATGACCGAGCCCCTGGAGATGGAGAAGAGCCCCCAGCTGCGGAAACACGCCTGCCGGGTCATGGGGGCCCTCAACACCGTGGTGGAAAACCTGCACGACCCGGAGAAGGTATCCTCTGTGCTCGCCCTTGTGGGCAAAGCCCACGCCCTCAAGCATAAGGTGGAGCCCGTGTACTTCAAG ATCCTCTCTGGGGTGATTCTGGAGGTGATCGCTGAGGAATTTGCCAATGACTTCCCACCAGAGACGCAGAGAGCCTGGGCCAAGCTGCGTGGCCTCATCTACAGCCACGTGACCGCTGCCTACAAGGAAGTGGGCTGGGTACAGCAGGTCCCCAACGCTACCAC CCCACCGGCCACGCTGCCCTCTTCGGGGCCGTAG
- the PRCD gene encoding photoreceptor disk component PRCD, whose translation MCTTLFLLSTLAMLWRRRFTNRVQPEPSGVDGAVIGSRLETDLRSSGREKESLK comes from the exons ATGTGCACCACCCTCTTCCTGCTCAGCACCTTGGCCATGCTCTGGCGCCGCCGATTCACCAACCGGGTCCAACC AGAGCCCAGCGGAGTAGACGGGGCCGTTATAGGCAGCAGATTGGAAACAGACCTCCGGTCCTCAGGCAG GGAGAAAGAGTCTCTGAAGTAA